The following proteins come from a genomic window of Salvia hispanica cultivar TCC Black 2014 chromosome 4, UniMelb_Shisp_WGS_1.0, whole genome shotgun sequence:
- the LOC125220358 gene encoding uncharacterized protein LOC125220358: MHLFSSINDVLDYVGENGYEDANRAEAEDVQAILNHFESIFVLHLMRKLLGITHDLSQVLQKKDQDIVNAMNLVKVAKTRLQVMREKGWEVLLTEVTKFCRTNEIDLLDMEDECVVRGRGRRKIEKIKNLHHYRVELFCSVIDMQVQELNHCFNEVNTDLLLCMTCLDPRDSFFAFDSEKLLRLAKYYPSEFSEVTLYELESQLDNFIFDIRTDERFSKVSGIAGLAQNMVSSRKHENFPLVYLLIKLSLLLPAPLLQ, encoded by the coding sequence atgcatttattttcttctattaaTGATGTTCTTGATTATGTTGGGGAGAATGGTTATGAGGATGCAAATAGGGCTGAAGCTGAGGATGTGCAAGCAATTCTAAATCATTTTGAGTCTATCTTTGTGTTGCATCTTATGAGGAAACTCTTGGGAATTACACATGATCTCTCTCAAGTTCTACAAAAGAAGGATCAAGACATTGTTAATGCTATGAATCTTGTCAAAGTAGCAAAAACACGTTTACAAGTAATGAGGGAAAAAGGTTGGGAGGTTTTGCTTACTGAAGTTACAAAGTTTTGTAGAACAAATGAGATTGATCTTCTTGACATGGAAGATGAGTGTGTAGttagaggaagaggaaggcgtaaaattgagaaaataaaaaatctccACCATTATCGAGTTGAGTTGTTTTGTTCAGTCATTGACATGCAAGTTCAAGAGTTGAATCACTGTTTTAATGAAGTCAACACAGATTTACTTCTATGTATGACATGTTTGGATCCTAGAGActcattttttgcatttgattCAGAGAAGCTGCTTCGCCTTGCCAAGTATTATCCATCTGAATTTTCTGAAGTTACTTTGTATGAGCTTGAAAGTCAGCTTGataactttatttttgataTTCGCACAGATGAAAGGTTTTCAAAAGTATCGGGAATTGCAGGTCTTGCTCAGAATATGGTTTCTTCAAGGAAACATGAGAATTTTCCATTggtttatttgttaattaaattatcattgCTCTTACCCGCACCACTGCTTCAGTAG
- the LOC125220359 gene encoding uncharacterized protein LOC125220359: MDRYFKKLSPSVAASSSSVSGLTLLQPQELLIEDELEADPENIPSDPGKRPNIMRYPSNSIERVHRAYLLKGPCQPREHDFHPRTDGKRQRRFVAHWFDEFKDWLEYSITKDAAYCLYCYLFSRLHGNGQDAFVSGGFTAWRKKERLRDHVGDHTSDHNKCRLACRDLMNQAQHIEVCIPKQSTTSKLEYRRRLGTTVMCLRYLIKQGLPFRGNDEYDESLNQEIANVVLKNAPQNLKLTSSDIQKDIINAASVETTKLIIDDIGDNSFSILVDECRDVSIKEQMGVAVRYVDKNGCLKERLHGIVHVSDTVATTLKKALDSLLSTHGLSVSSLRGQGYDGASNMRGEFNG; the protein is encoded by the exons atggatcgatattttaagaaactttCTCCTAGTGTTGCTGCTTCATCTTCGTCAGTCAGTGGACTTACACTTCTTCAACCTCAAGAGTTATTGATTGAAGATGAACTTGAAGCTGATCCAGAAAATATTCCAAGTGATCCAGGGAAACGACCTAATATAATGAGATATCCGTCAAACTCAATAGAACGGGTGCATAGAGCTTACTTACTTAAAGGTCCATGTCAACCGCGCGAGCATGATTTTCATCCAAGAACTGATGGAAAGCGACAACGTAGATTTGTTGCACATTGGTTTGATGAATTCAAAGATTGGTTGGAGTATAGTATTACAAAAGATGCAGCATATTGTTTATATTGTTATCTTTTCTCTAGACTCCATGGAAATGGACAGGACGCTTTCGTATCTGGAGGATTTACAGCTTGGCGCAAGAAAGAAAGGTTGAGAGATCATGTTGGGGATCATACAAGTGATCATAATAAGTGTAGATTAGCGTGTCGAGATTTGATGAATCAAGCCCAACACATCGAAGTGTGTATACCTAAACAATCAACAACATCTAAGCTTGAGTACCGTCGCAGATTAGGTACAACTGTTATGTGTCTTCGCTATCTTATCAAGCAAGGATTACCCTTTCGGGGAAATGATGAGTATGATGAATCCTTGAATCAAG AGATAGCTAATGTTGTACTGAAAAATGCTCCTCAAAACCTCAAACTAACATCATCGGATATTCAGAAAGACATCATTAATGCAGCTTCTGTTGAGACAACAAAACTCATTATAGATGATATAGGAGACAACTCTTTCTCCATATTAGTCGATGAGTGCCGAGATGTGTCTATCAAAGAACAAATGGGTGTTGCGGTACGATATGTGGATAAGAATGGATGTCTCAAAGAACGGCTTCATGGTATTGTGCATGTCAGTGATACGGTTGCAACCACACTTAAGAAGGCACTTGATTCTTTGTTATCGACTCATGGTTTAAGTGTATCAAGTTTGAGAGGTCAAGGATATGATGGTGCAAGCAACATGAGAGGAGAATTCAATGGGTAG